Proteins encoded by one window of Nocardioides euryhalodurans:
- a CDS encoding 16S rRNA (uracil(1498)-N(3))-methyltransferase — MSLPVHLAPSLTGVAPGETVEVTGDEAHHAVAVRRLRVGETVVLTDGAGTSVTGPVGSTGKRVFTVRVDDVRREPRPQPELVVVQALPKGDRGELAVEVLTEVGVALVVPWAAARSVAVWKGERAERSRAKWQATAREAAKQARRSWLPEVAALARTAEVVDLVAGADLALVLHEGADDALVHVDVPSAGRIVLVVGPEGGLSEAEVAALVGAGARSVRLGDEVLRTSTAGVVAAAAVLARTPRWG; from the coding sequence ATGTCGCTGCCCGTCCACCTCGCCCCGTCGCTGACCGGGGTCGCGCCCGGCGAGACCGTCGAGGTGACCGGCGACGAGGCCCACCACGCGGTCGCCGTCCGCCGGTTGCGGGTCGGCGAGACGGTCGTGCTGACCGACGGCGCCGGCACCTCGGTGACCGGTCCGGTCGGGTCGACCGGCAAGCGGGTCTTCACGGTCCGCGTCGACGACGTACGCCGGGAGCCGCGCCCCCAGCCCGAGCTGGTCGTCGTGCAGGCGCTCCCCAAGGGCGACCGCGGCGAGCTGGCCGTGGAGGTGCTGACGGAGGTCGGGGTCGCCCTGGTGGTGCCGTGGGCCGCCGCGCGGAGCGTCGCCGTCTGGAAGGGCGAGCGGGCCGAGCGCTCCCGGGCGAAGTGGCAGGCGACGGCGCGGGAGGCCGCCAAGCAGGCACGCCGCAGCTGGCTGCCCGAAGTGGCTGCGCTCGCCCGGACCGCCGAGGTCGTGGACCTGGTGGCCGGCGCCGACCTCGCGCTGGTGCTCCACGAGGGTGCCGACGACGCGCTCGTCCACGTCGACGTACCGAGCGCGGGGAGGATCGTGCTGGTGGTCGGCCCCGAGGGCGGGCTGTCCGAGGCGGAGGTGGCGGCATTGGTCGGGGCCGGCGCCCGCTCCGTCAGGCTCGGCGACGAGGTGCTCCGCACCTCCACCGCCGGGGTCGTCGCGGCGGCGGCCGTCCTCGCCCGCACCCCCCGCTGGGGCTAG
- the dnaJ gene encoding molecular chaperone DnaJ — protein MSQDLYDLLGVSRDADADAIKKAYRRLARQYHPDVNPEPASKEKFAEVSRAYEVLSDPQKRAAYDRGGDPFGGMGAGFGGQGAGFSFTDIMDAFFGGGAAAPGQGRGPRSRVRRGQDALIRIEVALAEAAFGITREIKVDTAVVCTTCGGEGAAPGSHPVPCETCRGAGEVAHVQRSFLGEVRTLRPCAACRGFGTIIPDPCRECSGDGRVRSRRTLTVKIPAGVDTGTRVQLSEQGEVGPGGGPAGDLYVEINVAAHDTFTRQGDDLHCTVTVPMTAAALGTTLTLPTLEADLESGAGSGVETSFELEVKAGTQSGAEQVLRGRGVPGLRGGRGDLVVHTVVETPNRLDPRQEELLHELAAMRGEEQPTGQVRPASKSMFGRLRDAFNTH, from the coding sequence TTGAGCCAGGACCTCTACGACCTCCTGGGTGTCAGCCGCGACGCGGACGCCGATGCCATCAAGAAGGCCTACCGACGGCTGGCGCGCCAGTACCACCCCGACGTCAACCCCGAGCCCGCCTCCAAGGAGAAGTTCGCGGAGGTCTCCCGCGCCTACGAGGTGCTGTCGGACCCGCAGAAGCGTGCCGCGTACGACCGCGGCGGCGACCCGTTCGGCGGCATGGGCGCCGGCTTCGGCGGCCAGGGCGCCGGGTTCTCCTTCACCGACATCATGGACGCCTTCTTCGGCGGCGGCGCCGCCGCTCCCGGGCAGGGCCGTGGCCCCCGCTCGCGGGTCCGCCGCGGTCAGGACGCCCTGATCCGGATCGAGGTGGCGCTCGCGGAGGCAGCCTTCGGGATCACCCGCGAGATCAAGGTCGACACGGCCGTGGTCTGCACCACCTGCGGGGGCGAGGGCGCGGCGCCGGGCAGCCACCCGGTGCCGTGCGAGACCTGCCGCGGCGCGGGCGAGGTCGCCCACGTCCAGCGCTCGTTCCTCGGCGAGGTACGGACCCTGCGCCCCTGCGCGGCGTGCCGAGGCTTCGGCACGATCATCCCCGACCCCTGCCGGGAGTGCTCGGGCGACGGCCGCGTCCGCTCGCGGCGCACCCTCACCGTCAAGATCCCCGCCGGGGTGGACACGGGCACCCGCGTCCAGCTCAGCGAGCAGGGCGAGGTCGGTCCCGGGGGCGGTCCGGCCGGCGACCTCTACGTCGAGATCAACGTCGCGGCCCACGACACCTTCACCCGCCAGGGCGACGACCTCCACTGCACCGTGACGGTCCCGATGACGGCCGCGGCGCTCGGCACCACGCTCACGCTGCCGACGCTCGAGGCCGACCTCGAGTCCGGCGCCGGGTCCGGCGTGGAGACGTCCTTCGAGCTGGAGGTCAAGGCCGGCACCCAGTCGGGGGCCGAGCAGGTGCTGCGTGGCCGGGGCGTCCCCGGGCTCCGCGGCGGCCGCGGCGACCTGGTCGTCCACACGGTCGTCGAGACTCCGAACCGGCTGGACCCCCGCCAGGAGGAGCTCCTCCACGAGCTGGCGGCGATGCGGGGCGAGGAGCAGCCGACCGGCCAGGTCCGGCCTGCCTCGAAGTCGATGTTCGGACGGCTGCGCGACGCCTTCAACACCCACTGA
- the hrcA gene encoding heat-inducible transcriptional repressor HrcA, whose translation MPDERRLEVLRAIVEDYVSTEEPVGSKALVERHRLGVSPATVRNDMAVLEEEGFITQPHTSAGRVPTDKGYRLFVDRLTTVKPMTVAERRAIATLLDGAIDLDDVVHRSVRLLSQLTRQVAVVQYPTLSRSTVRHVELVALMPTRLLTVLILSTGRVEQRLVEMAEPLTDDALVDLRGQVNRAATGQTIADAVTALRALASELPDTAVVAETLAEAMSDHRSDERIVVGGAANLARYGDSFDSAVRPLLEALEEHVVLLKLLGEATTGDTVTVRIGHEGPYQELASTSVVATGYGPGDEALATLGIVGPTRMDYPGTMAAVRAVARYVSRILDEA comes from the coding sequence ATGCCCGACGAGCGCAGGCTCGAGGTCCTCCGTGCCATCGTGGAGGACTACGTCTCCACCGAGGAGCCGGTCGGCTCCAAGGCCCTCGTCGAGCGTCACCGGCTCGGCGTCTCCCCGGCGACCGTGCGCAACGACATGGCCGTGCTCGAGGAGGAGGGCTTCATCACCCAGCCGCACACCAGTGCGGGCCGGGTGCCGACCGACAAGGGCTACCGGCTGTTCGTCGACCGGCTCACCACCGTCAAGCCGATGACCGTCGCGGAGCGCCGGGCGATCGCGACCCTGCTCGACGGGGCGATCGACCTCGACGACGTCGTCCACCGCTCCGTGCGGTTGCTGTCGCAGCTGACGCGGCAGGTCGCTGTCGTCCAGTACCCCACGCTGAGCCGCAGCACGGTCCGTCACGTCGAGCTGGTGGCGCTGATGCCCACGCGGCTGCTGACGGTCCTGATCCTCAGCACCGGCCGGGTCGAGCAGCGGCTGGTCGAGATGGCCGAGCCGCTCACCGACGACGCGCTCGTCGACCTGCGCGGCCAGGTCAACCGGGCCGCGACGGGTCAGACGATCGCCGACGCGGTCACCGCCCTGCGGGCGCTGGCGAGCGAGCTGCCGGACACTGCCGTGGTCGCCGAGACGCTCGCCGAGGCGATGAGCGACCACCGGTCCGACGAGCGGATCGTGGTCGGCGGCGCGGCCAACCTGGCCCGCTACGGCGACAGCTTCGACTCCGCCGTACGGCCGCTGCTCGAGGCGCTGGAGGAGCACGTCGTGCTGCTCAAGCTCCTCGGCGAGGCCACCACCGGCGACACCGTCACCGTCCGGATCGGCCACGAGGGGCCCTACCAGGAGCTGGCCTCGACCAGCGTCGTCGCGACCGGCTACGGCCCGGGCGACGAGGCGCTGGCGACGCTCGGCATCGTGGGACCGACCCGCATGGACTACCCCGGCACGATGGCCGCCGTCCGGGCCGTGGCCCGCTACGTCTCCCGGATCCTCGACGAGGCGTGA
- a CDS encoding MBL fold metallo-hydrolase — translation MADFTEVAARVWVARYPWFDVNVTLVGGERGLLLVDTHGSAAAAREVVADVRRLGAGEVVGVVNTHWHFDHTFGNEAVRGAYGPVPVTAHEDAADELARRGEEVRQRYADSPDDPHRDDVLATTVVVPDDTFSSAKVLDLGDRAVELVHPGRGHTAGDLVVRVPDVDVVLAGDQVEESAPPAYGSDCFPLAWPHSLDTVLGLLTSGSVVVPGHGAPVDRAFVEQQRNEIGLVAQNVLDLAARGVPASEALAAADWPFDPDLLEQAVLRGYEHLPRGQKRLPLA, via the coding sequence ATGGCTGACTTCACCGAGGTGGCAGCGCGGGTCTGGGTGGCCCGCTACCCGTGGTTCGACGTGAACGTGACGCTCGTCGGCGGGGAGCGCGGCCTGCTGCTGGTGGACACCCACGGGTCCGCGGCGGCGGCGCGCGAGGTGGTGGCCGACGTGCGCCGGCTGGGCGCGGGCGAGGTGGTGGGCGTAGTCAACACCCACTGGCACTTCGACCACACCTTCGGCAACGAGGCCGTCCGCGGGGCGTACGGGCCGGTGCCGGTCACGGCCCACGAGGACGCGGCCGACGAGCTGGCGCGGCGCGGCGAGGAGGTCCGGCAGCGGTACGCCGACTCCCCCGACGATCCCCACCGCGACGACGTCCTCGCCACCACGGTCGTGGTCCCCGACGACACGTTCTCCTCTGCCAAGGTGCTCGACCTCGGCGACCGCGCCGTCGAGCTGGTCCACCCGGGCCGCGGCCACACCGCCGGCGACCTGGTGGTCCGGGTCCCCGACGTCGACGTCGTGCTCGCCGGCGACCAGGTCGAGGAGTCGGCGCCGCCGGCCTACGGCTCGGACTGCTTCCCGCTGGCGTGGCCGCACAGCCTCGACACCGTCCTCGGGCTGCTCACGTCGGGCTCGGTGGTCGTCCCCGGTCACGGCGCGCCCGTCGACCGCGCCTTCGTCGAGCAGCAGCGCAACGAGATCGGCCTGGTGGCCCAGAACGTGCTGGACCTGGCCGCCCGGGGCGTGCCGGCGTCCGAGGCCCTGGCGGCAGCCGACTGGCCCTTCGACCCCGACCTCCTGGAGCAGGCGGTCCTCCGGGGCTACGAGCACCTGCCCCGCGGCCAGAAGCGGCTCCCGCTCGCCTGA
- a CDS encoding DUF3097 domain-containing protein — protein sequence MPSPTSRSGDRYGADVLSTDWRAPRRGRATEAPARKGDVVEEVTADFCGEIVEVDRDLHTVTLEDRRARRRTFPLGPGFLLDGKPVILVAPPRSTAPARPTRTASGSVAVHGAKARVARQSRIYVEGRHDAELVEKVWGDDLRIEGVVVEYLGGVDDLAEHLRDFRPGPERRVGVLVDHLVPGSKESRIADGIRRSPVGPHVLVVGHPFIDIWQAVKPERLGFEKWPDVPRREDWKHGTCQRLGWPHRDQADIARAWKHVLGGVRGFQDLDPALLGRVEELIDFVTLGP from the coding sequence GTGCCCTCCCCCACCTCACGCAGCGGCGACCGCTACGGCGCCGACGTCCTCTCCACCGATTGGCGCGCCCCCCGGCGCGGACGCGCGACCGAGGCGCCCGCCCGCAAGGGCGACGTCGTGGAGGAGGTGACGGCCGACTTCTGCGGCGAGATCGTCGAGGTCGACCGCGACCTCCACACGGTCACCCTCGAGGACCGGCGCGCCCGGCGGCGTACGTTCCCGCTCGGCCCCGGCTTCCTGCTCGACGGCAAGCCGGTGATCCTGGTCGCGCCCCCGCGTTCCACCGCCCCCGCCCGACCGACCCGGACCGCCTCGGGATCGGTGGCGGTCCACGGCGCGAAGGCGCGGGTGGCGCGACAGAGCCGGATCTACGTCGAGGGCCGGCACGACGCCGAGCTGGTCGAGAAGGTCTGGGGCGACGACCTCCGCATCGAGGGAGTCGTCGTCGAGTACCTCGGCGGCGTCGACGACCTCGCCGAGCACCTGCGCGACTTCCGACCCGGCCCCGAGCGCCGGGTCGGCGTGCTGGTGGACCACCTGGTCCCCGGGTCGAAGGAGAGCCGGATCGCCGACGGCATCCGCCGCTCCCCCGTCGGCCCGCACGTCCTCGTCGTCGGGCACCCCTTCATCGACATCTGGCAGGCAGTGAAGCCCGAGCGGCTCGGCTTCGAGAAGTGGCCCGACGTGCCCCGCCGCGAGGACTGGAAGCACGGCACCTGCCAGCGGCTCGGCTGGCCCCACCGGGACCAGGCCGACATCGCTCGCGCGTGGAAGCACGTCCTCGGCGGCGTCCGGGGCTTCCAGGACCTCGATCCCGCCCTCCTCGGTCGCGTCGAGGAGCTCATCGACTTCGTTACGCTGGGGCCATGA
- a CDS encoding DUF4870 domain-containing protein, which produces MNDPYGPPPEVPEQPQGGPPALTQEDKTWALASHIGTLVSAYFALGFLAPLVIMLVKSESPFVRRHAVESLNFQISLLIYTVVGTVVGIIVALLTFGVGLLVIIPIVIVVAVLALVFIIVATVKAANGEDYRYPLTIRLVS; this is translated from the coding sequence ATGAACGACCCCTACGGCCCGCCGCCGGAGGTCCCCGAGCAGCCGCAGGGCGGCCCGCCGGCGCTGACCCAGGAGGACAAGACCTGGGCGCTGGCGTCCCACATCGGCACGCTGGTCTCCGCCTACTTCGCGCTGGGCTTCCTCGCGCCGCTGGTCATCATGCTGGTCAAGAGCGAGTCGCCGTTCGTCCGCCGCCACGCGGTGGAGTCGCTCAACTTCCAGATCTCGCTGCTGATCTACACCGTCGTCGGCACCGTCGTGGGCATCATCGTGGCCCTGCTGACCTTCGGCGTGGGCCTGCTGGTGATCATCCCGATCGTGATCGTGGTCGCGGTGCTGGCGCTGGTGTTCATCATCGTGGCGACCGTCAAGGCCGCCAACGGCGAGGACTACCGCTACCCGCTCACGATCCGGCTCGTCAGCTAG
- the hemW gene encoding radical SAM family heme chaperone HemW: MPSAPPPGVPAPADGHLPRSALATLGRQPFGLYVHVPYCTVRCGYCDFNTYTAEELGPGASRATYAESAIAEIRLARRVLGDVDLPVSTVFLGGGTPTLLPPADLASVLAATAAEFGLARDAEVTTESNPDSVTRWDLEELRSAGFTRISFGMQSAVPRVLATLDRTHDPLRVPAVVAWARSAGFEHVSLDLIYGTPGETVADWETSLDAALACRPDHVSAYALIVEDGTALARRVRRGELPAPDDDDLADKYVLADDRLVAAGLDWYEVSNWAQDEGARCRHNVHYWTGADWWGIGPGAHSHVGGVRWWNVRHPAAYADRLAAAASPAQAREVLTDEERRVERVLLEIRLASGLDAAVLDDAGRAAVGPLVDRELVVRQDGRLLLTRRGRLLADAVVRDLLP, encoded by the coding sequence GTGCCGTCCGCCCCGCCCCCAGGTGTCCCCGCCCCGGCCGACGGGCACCTCCCCCGGTCGGCGCTGGCGACGCTCGGCCGGCAGCCTTTCGGCCTCTACGTGCACGTGCCGTACTGCACCGTCCGGTGCGGCTACTGCGACTTCAACACCTACACCGCCGAGGAGCTCGGCCCCGGCGCCTCGCGGGCGACGTACGCCGAGTCCGCGATCGCCGAGATCAGGCTGGCCCGGCGGGTGCTGGGTGACGTCGACCTCCCGGTCTCGACGGTGTTCCTCGGTGGCGGCACCCCCACCCTGCTGCCGCCCGCCGACCTGGCCTCGGTGCTGGCGGCGACCGCGGCGGAGTTCGGCCTCGCCAGGGACGCCGAGGTCACGACCGAGTCCAACCCCGACTCCGTCACCCGGTGGGACCTCGAGGAGCTCCGCTCGGCAGGCTTCACCCGGATCTCCTTCGGCATGCAGTCGGCCGTCCCGCGGGTGCTGGCGACCCTCGACCGGACGCACGACCCGCTGCGGGTGCCCGCGGTCGTCGCGTGGGCGCGGTCGGCCGGCTTCGAGCACGTCAGCCTCGACCTGATCTACGGCACCCCCGGGGAGACGGTGGCGGACTGGGAGACCTCGCTGGACGCAGCGCTCGCCTGCCGGCCCGACCACGTGTCGGCGTACGCCCTCATCGTCGAGGACGGCACGGCCCTGGCGCGCCGGGTGCGGCGCGGCGAGCTGCCCGCCCCCGACGACGACGACCTGGCCGACAAGTACGTCCTCGCCGACGACCGGCTCGTGGCCGCCGGCCTCGACTGGTACGAGGTCTCCAACTGGGCCCAGGACGAGGGGGCGCGCTGCCGGCACAACGTGCACTACTGGACCGGCGCCGACTGGTGGGGCATCGGGCCGGGCGCCCACTCCCACGTCGGTGGGGTGCGCTGGTGGAACGTCCGCCACCCTGCGGCGTACGCCGACCGGCTGGCCGCCGCGGCCAGCCCGGCCCAGGCGCGCGAGGTGCTCACCGACGAGGAGCGGCGCGTCGAGCGGGTGCTGCTGGAGATCCGGTTGGCGAGCGGCCTCGACGCTGCCGTGCTCGACGACGCCGGCCGAGCCGCGGTCGGACCGCTGGTCGACCGCGAGCTCGTCGTGCGGCAGGACGGACGGCTGCTGCTCACCCGACGCGGGCGGCTGCTGGCCGACGCGGTCGTCCGCGACCTGCTGCCCTGA
- a CDS encoding intradiol ring-cleavage dioxygenase, with amino-acid sequence MSHDHHPDEVHEHDLGLQHDVDVLQQRGLGRRGLLGILGGIGAAGALAACSSGTTPGGSGSGPAGGPPPGGPDGGPGAESDVTVAEGEIPEETAGPYPGDGSNGPNVLTESGIVRKDITSSFGSAGGVAEGVPLTLRFRVHDLSGEDVSPLAGAALYAWHCDRAGSYSMYDGDAVDENYLRGVQEADDDGWLSFTTIFPGCYAGRWPHVHVEVYESVASATRASSKLRTSQLAFPQDVCEQVYAEEGYEESVDNLAGVSLDSDGIFSDGYSLQMARVTGSVAEGLTATLNVPI; translated from the coding sequence ATGAGCCACGACCACCACCCCGACGAGGTCCACGAGCACGACCTCGGCCTCCAGCACGACGTCGACGTCCTGCAGCAGCGCGGGCTGGGTCGGCGTGGCCTGCTGGGGATCCTCGGCGGGATCGGCGCGGCCGGGGCCCTGGCCGCCTGCTCGTCCGGGACCACGCCGGGCGGTTCGGGGAGTGGTCCGGCGGGCGGGCCGCCCCCGGGCGGCCCGGACGGTGGCCCGGGTGCGGAGTCCGACGTCACGGTGGCTGAGGGGGAGATCCCGGAGGAGACCGCCGGCCCCTACCCCGGTGACGGCTCCAACGGCCCCAACGTGCTGACGGAGTCCGGCATCGTGCGCAAGGACATCACCTCCAGCTTCGGGTCGGCCGGCGGCGTTGCCGAGGGAGTGCCGCTGACGCTGCGCTTCCGCGTCCACGACCTCTCCGGCGAGGACGTCTCCCCGCTGGCCGGTGCGGCGCTCTACGCGTGGCACTGCGACCGCGCCGGCAGCTACTCGATGTACGACGGTGACGCCGTCGACGAGAACTACCTGCGGGGCGTGCAGGAGGCCGACGACGACGGTTGGCTGTCCTTCACCACGATCTTCCCGGGCTGCTACGCCGGGCGCTGGCCGCACGTGCACGTCGAGGTGTACGAGTCGGTCGCCAGCGCCACCCGTGCCTCCAGCAAGCTGCGTACCTCCCAGCTCGCGTTCCCCCAGGACGTGTGCGAGCAGGTCTACGCCGAGGAGGGCTACGAGGAGTCGGTCGACAACCTCGCGGGCGTCAGCCTGGACAGCGACGGCATCTTCAGCGACGGCTACTCGCTGCAGATGGCCCGGGTCACCGGCTCGGTGGCGGAGGGCCTCACGGCCACCCTCAACGTGCCGATCTGA
- a CDS encoding long-chain fatty acid--CoA ligase, which yields MPIHHDTSFLDTMPANVAVQFLDRVGESADHEAFRYPVGESWESVTWRQAGERVQALAAGLLSLGIQPEQRVGIASGTRYEWILADLAIMCAGGATTTVYPTTNSRDTAYILGDSECRVVFAEDDEQLAKVREHKSELPHLSKVVTFDGESDGDWVISLDDLADLGAAHLAEHADAVEEVARAIDPEQLATLIYTSGTTGRPKGVRLKHRSWVYEGEAIKAQDILTEDDLQFLWLPMAHSFGKVLLSTQMAIGFATAIDGRVDRIVDNLGVVKPTFMGAAPRIFEKAHGRIVTMTASEGGAKEKIFTQAFKVGLEVDRLKREGKSVPLPLKLQHGLFDKLVFSKVRDRFGGRVRFFISGAAALNQDIAEWFHAAGILILEGYGLTETSAGSFVNHPDDYRFGTVGPAVPGTEVKLGEGDEIMIKGPGVMDGYHNLPEETAGTLTEDGWLHTGDKGSLDADGYLRITGRIKELFKTSGGKYIAPPAIESKFKAICPYASQFMVFGDERNFCVALVTLDPDAIAGWAAENDVTGDYSAIVGSEKCHAMVQGYVDELNSNLNRWETIKKWELLDHDLTVESGELTPSMKVKRNVVQSNYQDKIDAFYA from the coding sequence GTGCCCATCCATCACGACACCAGCTTCCTCGACACCATGCCGGCGAACGTCGCCGTCCAGTTCCTCGACCGTGTCGGTGAGTCTGCGGACCACGAGGCGTTCCGCTACCCCGTCGGGGAGTCCTGGGAGTCGGTGACCTGGCGCCAGGCGGGGGAGCGGGTCCAGGCGCTGGCCGCGGGCCTCCTCTCCCTCGGGATCCAGCCCGAGCAGCGCGTCGGCATCGCCTCGGGCACCCGCTACGAGTGGATCCTCGCCGACCTCGCCATCATGTGCGCCGGTGGCGCGACCACCACCGTCTACCCGACGACCAACAGCCGCGACACCGCCTACATCCTGGGCGACTCGGAGTGCCGCGTGGTGTTCGCCGAGGACGACGAGCAGCTGGCCAAGGTGCGCGAGCACAAGAGCGAGCTGCCGCACCTGTCGAAGGTCGTCACCTTCGACGGTGAGAGCGACGGCGACTGGGTGATCTCCCTCGACGACCTCGCCGACCTCGGCGCCGCCCACCTCGCCGAGCACGCCGACGCCGTGGAGGAGGTCGCCCGTGCGATCGACCCGGAGCAGCTCGCGACCCTGATCTACACCTCCGGCACCACCGGCCGTCCCAAGGGCGTCCGACTCAAGCACCGCTCGTGGGTCTACGAGGGCGAGGCGATCAAGGCGCAGGACATCCTCACCGAGGACGACCTGCAGTTCCTGTGGCTGCCGATGGCGCACTCCTTCGGCAAGGTGCTGCTCTCGACCCAGATGGCGATCGGGTTCGCGACCGCCATCGACGGCCGGGTCGACAGGATCGTCGACAACCTCGGCGTGGTGAAGCCGACCTTCATGGGTGCGGCGCCCCGCATCTTCGAGAAGGCCCACGGCCGGATCGTCACGATGACCGCCTCGGAGGGCGGCGCCAAGGAGAAGATCTTCACGCAGGCCTTCAAGGTCGGCCTCGAGGTCGACCGGCTCAAGCGGGAGGGCAAGTCCGTCCCGCTGCCGCTGAAGCTCCAGCACGGGCTCTTCGACAAGCTCGTCTTCAGCAAGGTCCGCGACCGCTTCGGCGGCCGGGTGCGCTTCTTCATCTCCGGCGCCGCCGCGCTCAACCAGGACATCGCGGAGTGGTTCCACGCCGCGGGCATCCTGATCCTCGAGGGCTACGGCCTCACCGAGACCTCGGCGGGCTCCTTCGTCAACCACCCCGACGACTACCGCTTCGGCACCGTCGGGCCCGCGGTCCCCGGCACCGAGGTCAAGCTGGGGGAGGGCGACGAGATCATGATCAAGGGCCCCGGCGTCATGGACGGCTACCACAACCTGCCGGAGGAGACCGCCGGCACCCTCACCGAGGACGGCTGGCTCCACACCGGCGACAAGGGCTCGCTCGACGCCGACGGCTACCTCCGGATCACCGGGCGCATCAAGGAGCTCTTCAAGACTTCCGGCGGCAAGTACATCGCCCCGCCGGCGATCGAGTCGAAGTTCAAGGCGATCTGCCCGTACGCCAGCCAGTTCATGGTCTTCGGCGACGAGCGCAACTTCTGCGTGGCCCTGGTCACCCTCGACCCCGACGCGATCGCCGGCTGGGCCGCCGAGAACGACGTCACCGGCGACTACAGCGCGATCGTGGGCTCGGAGAAGTGCCACGCGATGGTCCAGGGCTACGTCGACGAGCTCAACAGCAACCTCAACCGCTGGGAGACGATCAAGAAGTGGGAGCTGCTCGACCACGACCTGACCGTCGAGTCCGGTGAGCTGACCCCCTCGATGAAGGTCAAGCGCAACGTCGTCCAGAGCAACTACCAGGACAAGATCGACGCCTTCTACGCCTGA
- a CDS encoding MOSC domain-containing protein, with protein MRFTIRSVNVGRPRERAWADIGRTSIEKLPVPGPVEVRTLGIDGDQVSDTKHHGGVDQAVYAFAREDLDRWATEFGADLRDGIFGENLTTSGYDVNEAEVGEHWRVGSALLEVASVRIPCNDFKGWMGESGLDTTAWVKRFTADGRPGPYLRVLEEGEVFPGDRAEVVHRPGHGVTVSTMFRALTTERGLLPRLLVVDGLVDEARESAEAYVAARS; from the coding sequence GTGAGGTTCACGATCCGCTCCGTCAACGTCGGCCGCCCGCGCGAGCGCGCCTGGGCCGACATCGGCCGTACGTCGATCGAGAAGCTCCCCGTGCCGGGTCCGGTGGAGGTGCGCACCCTGGGCATCGACGGCGACCAGGTCTCCGACACCAAGCACCACGGCGGCGTCGACCAGGCGGTCTACGCGTTCGCCCGGGAGGACCTCGACCGCTGGGCCACCGAGTTCGGCGCCGACCTCCGCGACGGCATCTTCGGCGAGAACCTGACCACGAGCGGCTACGACGTCAACGAGGCCGAGGTCGGCGAGCACTGGCGGGTCGGCTCCGCACTGCTCGAGGTCGCGTCCGTGAGGATCCCGTGCAACGACTTCAAGGGCTGGATGGGGGAGTCAGGGCTCGACACCACCGCCTGGGTCAAGCGGTTCACCGCCGACGGCCGGCCCGGCCCCTATCTCCGTGTCCTCGAGGAGGGGGAGGTCTTCCCGGGCGATCGGGCCGAGGTGGTCCACCGGCCGGGGCACGGCGTCACGGTCTCGACGATGTTCCGGGCCCTCACGACCGAGCGCGGGCTGCTGCCGCGGCTGCTCGTCGTGGACGGCCTGGTCGACGAGGCGCGCGAGAGTGCCGAGGCGTACGTCGCGGCCCGTTCCTGA
- a CDS encoding aminoglycoside phosphotransferase family protein, translating into MTIPAGLEAQRSLGEEWADWLDRLPRLRAELLEEWGLAPDGEPMHGFCSLVLPVVDADGVAAALKLALPDDESEHEALALQHWQGDGTVRLLRADPHRRAMLLERLHPRDLSDLWDVAACEVVAGFYPRLHRPAPPQLRPLTSYVSRWLDDLEGLGRELPVPPRMVEQALHLGRALVSDAASTGVMIHGDLHYANVLAADREPWLVIDPKPMSGDPHYEPAPLLHNRWEEVQGDVRASLRRRFHTVVDAAGLDEARARDWTVVRMVVDASWAVQDARRAGRALDADERDHVTRCVAIVKAVQE; encoded by the coding sequence GTGACCATCCCGGCCGGCCTGGAGGCGCAGCGCAGCCTCGGGGAGGAGTGGGCGGACTGGCTGGACCGGTTGCCGCGGCTGCGCGCCGAGCTCCTCGAGGAGTGGGGGCTGGCGCCGGACGGTGAGCCGATGCACGGGTTCTGCTCGCTGGTCCTCCCGGTCGTCGACGCGGACGGGGTCGCGGCGGCGCTCAAGCTGGCGCTCCCCGACGACGAGTCCGAGCACGAGGCCCTCGCCCTGCAGCACTGGCAGGGCGACGGCACCGTACGACTGCTGCGCGCCGACCCGCACCGCCGCGCGATGCTGCTCGAGCGGTTGCACCCCCGGGACCTCTCCGACCTGTGGGACGTGGCGGCCTGCGAGGTCGTCGCCGGCTTCTACCCGCGGCTGCACCGCCCGGCGCCCCCGCAGCTGCGCCCCCTCACCTCGTACGTCAGTCGCTGGCTGGACGACCTCGAGGGACTCGGACGCGAGCTGCCCGTGCCGCCGCGCATGGTCGAGCAGGCGCTCCACCTCGGCCGGGCGCTGGTGTCGGACGCCGCCAGCACCGGGGTGATGATCCACGGCGACCTCCACTACGCCAACGTGCTCGCGGCCGACCGGGAGCCGTGGCTGGTGATCGACCCGAAGCCGATGAGCGGCGACCCGCACTACGAGCCGGCGCCGCTGCTCCACAACCGCTGGGAGGAGGTGCAGGGCGACGTCCGCGCCTCGCTCCGCCGTCGCTTCCACACCGTGGTCGACGCAGCCGGCCTCGACGAGGCCCGCGCCCGCGACTGGACCGTGGTCCGGATGGTGGTGGACGCCTCGTGGGCCGTCCAGGACGCCCGCCGGGCGGGCCGCGCGCTCGACGCGGACGAGCGGGACCACGTCACCCGCTGCGTCGCGATCGTCAAAGCAGTACAGGAGTGA